The following proteins come from a genomic window of Diorhabda carinulata isolate Delta chromosome X, icDioCari1.1, whole genome shotgun sequence:
- the LOC130902213 gene encoding uncharacterized protein LOC130902213: protein MRPFVLLSTLVALASARPEAGYSYSAPSNSYGAPSGSGGGIGGGLGGGHGGGSFGGSAGLIEAGGHGGSIGGGSGLGGGFSSGFGGGIGGGSGSGFGGGFGDGAGSGFGGGFGGGTTTIQKHIYVHVPPPEPEEFKPQRPIPVAQAQKHYKIIFIKAPSAPAPTAPVIPVQPQNEEKTLVYVLVKKPEEAPEITIPTAAPTQPSKPEVYFIKYKTQKTADGGSGFGGGIGGGIGGGIEGGIGGGIGGGIGGGIGGGIGGGIGGDLGSGIGGGDGLGGGHGSGIGGGLGSGIGGGIGSGHGSIGGSSGGVSTSYGPPGKSGSY from the exons ATGAGACCTTTTGTG TTATTGTCTACTTTAGTGGCACTGGCCAGTGCCAGACCTGAAGCAGGATACAGCTACAGCGCCCCATCTAACTCATACGGAGCTCCATCTGGTAGCGGTGGAGGCATCGGAGGTGGATTAGGAGGAGGACACGGTGGAg gtAGTTTTGGAGGTAGCGCAGGTCTCATTGAAGCAGGTGGTCACGGCGGCAGTATTGGAGGAGGCAGTGGATTAGGAGGTGGATTCAGTAGCGGATTCGGAGGTGGTATCGGCGGTGGATCTGGAAGTG GATTCGGAGGTGGTTTCGGCGATGGTGCTGGTAGCGGATTCGGTGGTGGATTCGGAGGTGGTACTACTACCATCCAAAAACACATTTACGTTCACGTACCCCCACCAGAACCTGAAGAATTCAAACCACAAAGACCAATCCCTGTTGCTCAAGCTCAAAAACACTACAAAATCATCTTCATCAAG GCACCAAGTGCACCTGCTCCAACTGCTCCAGTAATTCCAGTCCAACCACAAAACGAAGAAAAGACTTTGGTCTACGTTTTGGTTAAAAAACCAGAAGAAGCTCCAGAAATTACCATCCCAACTGCAGCACCAACTCAACCCAGCAAACCTGAAGTATACTTCATCAAATACAAGACTCAA aaaacagCTGATGGTGGTTCTGGATTCGGAGGTGGTATTGGAGGAGGAATCGGAGGTGGTATTGAAGGAGGAATCGGAGGTGGTATTGGAGGAGGAATCGGAGGTGGTATTGGAGGAGGAATCGGAGGTGGTATTGGAGGTGATCTTGGAAGCGGTATCGGAGGAg GAGATGGACTCGGAGGTGGTCATGGTTCCGGTATTGGAGGTGGTCTTGGATCAGGAATCGGAGGTGGTATCGGAAGTGGACATGGAAGTATTGGTGGATCAAGTGGTGGTGTTTCTACCAGCTATGGACCACCTGGTAAATCCGGATCTTACTAA
- the LOC130901012 gene encoding uncharacterized protein LOC130901012 yields MRPFVLLSTLVALASARPEAGYSYSPPSSSYGAPSGGGGGFGGGLGGGHGGGLGGGFGGSSGGGGGFGGGGFGGGSGFGGGSGGGFGGGFGGGIGGGGGSGFGGGFGGGFGGGTTTIQKHIYVHVPPPEPEEFRPQRPISVGQAQKHYKIIFIKAPSAPAPTAPVIPVQPQNEEKTLVYVLVKKPEEAPEITIPTAAPTQPSKPEVYFIRYKTQKAAGGGSGFGGGIGGGIGGGIGGGIGGGDGLGGGIGGGIGGGIGGGIGGGSGGGHGGGIGGGIGGGSGGGVSSSYGPPGKSGPY; encoded by the exons ATGAGACCATTTGTG ttaTTGTCCACCTTAGTGGCATTGGCCAGTGCCAGACCTGAAGCCGGTTACAGCTACAGCCCCCCTTCTAGCTCTTACGGAGCTCCATCTGGTGGCGGTGGAGGCTTTGGAGGTGGACTAGGGGGCGGACACGGAGGAG GACTTGGAGGAGGTTTCGGAGGTAGCAGTGGAGGAGGCGGTGGATTCGGTGGTGGCGGATTCGGAGGAGGTAGTGGATTCGGAGGCGGATCTGGAGGAG GTTTTGGAGGTGGATTCGGTGGTGGAATCGGAGGAGGTGGTGGTAGCGGATTCGGCGGTGGATTCGGAGGTGGATTCGGAGGTGGTACTACTACCATCCAAAAACACATTTACGTACATGTACCACCACCAGAACCTGAAGAATTCAGACCACAAAGACCTATCTCTGTTGGACAAGCACAAAAACACTACAAAATCATCTTCATCAAG GCACCAAGTGCACCTGCTCCAACTGCTCCAGTAATTCCAGTCCAACCACAAAACGAAGAAAAGACTTTGGTCTACGTTTTGGTTAAGAAACCAGAAGAAGCTCCAGAAATTACCATCCCAACTGCAGCACCAACTCAACCCAGCAAACCAGAAGTATACTTCATCAGATACAAGACACAA AAAGCAGCAGGAGGTGGTTCTGGATTCGGAGGTGGTATTGGCGGTGGCATCGGAGGTGGAATCGGAGGAGGAATTGGAGGag GTGATGGACTCGGAGGAGGTATCGGAGGTGGTATCGGCGGAGGAATCGGCGGTGGTATTGGAGGAGGTTCCGGAGGTGGACATGGAGGTGGAATCGGAGGAGGTATCGGAGGCGGATCAGGTGGTGGCGTATCGTCAAGCTACGGTCCACCTGGTAAATCCGGACCGTACTAA